In Arvicanthis niloticus isolate mArvNil1 chromosome 4, mArvNil1.pat.X, whole genome shotgun sequence, a single window of DNA contains:
- the Arl14 gene encoding ADP-ribosylation factor-like protein 14, with translation MGLLNSKNLKSKQAHILLLGLDSAGKSTLLYRLKFAETLATIPTIGFNVEMVQLQSGFTLTVWDVGGQEKMRTVWDCYCENTHGLVYVVDCSEGQKRLEDSRKEFKQILKNEHIKNRPVVILANKQDLPGALSAEDITRMFKVKKLCSDRNWYVQPCCAVTGEGLDDGFRKLTEFVKSHLKTRETLAFFKQK, from the coding sequence ATGGGTCTGCTGAATTCTAAAAACctcaaaagcaagcaagcccACATTCTTCTGCTGGGACTTGACTCCGCGGGGAAATCTACTCTGCTTTACAGGTTAAAGTTTGCGGAGACTCTTGCTACCATTCCAACCATCGGCTTCAACGTGGAAATGGTCCAGCTGCAGAGCGGTTTTACACTCACGGTGTGGGATGTTGGAGGACAGGAGAAGATGCGAACTGTCTGGGACTGCTACTGTGAGAACACGCACGGGCTGGTGTATGTGGTGGACTGTTCCGAAGGCCAAAAGCGATTGGAGGACTCTCGCAAAGAGTTCAAGCAAATTTTGAAGAACGAACACATCAAAAACAGGCCGGTCGTCATATTAGCCAACAAACAAGACTTGCCGGGAGCTCTGAGCGCTGAAGACATCACCAGGATGTTCAAGGTGAAAAAGCTGTGCAGCGACCGGAACTGGTATGTGCAACCCTGCTGTGCAGTCACCGGCGAAGGGCTGGATGACGGGTTCAGGAAATTAACTGAGTTTGTGAAAAGCCACCTGAAGACAAGAGAGACCTTAGCATTCTTCAAGCAGAAATGA